In one Streptomyces marincola genomic region, the following are encoded:
- the fxsA gene encoding FxSxx-COOH cyclophane-containing RiPP peptide, which translates to MSEGREPLPDLLGLSLSELRDLDHPVLSEVLAELRDRVVRQGEGLWGFNQFDNNGVM; encoded by the coding sequence GTGAGCGAGGGGCGTGAGCCGCTGCCGGATCTGCTCGGGCTGAGTCTGAGCGAGTTGCGCGACCTGGACCACCCGGTGCTCAGTGAGGTGCTGGCCGAGCTGCGGGACCGGGTCGTGCGGCAGGGGGAAGGTCTTTGGGGCTTCAACCAGTTCGACAACAACGGTGTCATGTGA